A stretch of the Aegilops tauschii subsp. strangulata cultivar AL8/78 chromosome 4, Aet v6.0, whole genome shotgun sequence genome encodes the following:
- the LOC109765438 gene encoding uncharacterized protein: MDRYQRVERPRPESAIAENEIRITAQGLIRNYVSYATSLLQDRKIKEIVLKAMGQAISKSVAVTEIIKKRVPGLYQDTNISSVSITDVWEPIEEGLVPLEMTRHVSMISITLSPVDLDQNSPGYQSPAYVDQPRQQQRLQQAPAPLRQPRQQPSDYDDSYVRGRGRGRGRGRGRGWGRGGYGGYGNNQGGYNQGGYNQGGYNQGGYNQDGGYYDNQGGYNQDGGYYDNQGGYGGGYGYNQGRQGNYQENGGYNRGRGGMRGRGNWSYRGGYERGRGGGAPGARGYEGGRGYDQAPAGRGYGGGRGYEGGRGYDQAPAGRGYEGGRGYDQAPAGRGGYEGGRGYGRARGRMARGRGY; this comes from the exons ATGGACAGGTACCAGAGGGTGGAGCGGCCGCGGCCCGAGTCGGCCATCGCCGAGAACGAGATCCGAATCACCGCCCAGGGGCTTATCCGCAACTATGTCTCCTACGCCACGTCCCTCCTCCAG GACCGGAAGATTAAAGAGATTGTTCTGAAAGCCATGGGACAGGCAATCAGTAAGTCTGTTGCTGTCACAGAGATTATCAAG AAAAGAGTCCCGGGGTTGTACCAAGATACTAACATCAGCTCTGTCAGCATAACTGATGTCTGGGAACCTATTGAAGAAGGCCTTGTCCC ACTGGAGATGACTCGCCATGTTTCAATGATTTCAATTACTTTGTCTCCAGTAGATTTGGACCAAAATTCCCCAGG GTATCAAAGCCCGGCTTATGTTGACCAGCCCAGGCAACAGCAGCGCCTCCAGCAGGCACCAGCACCGCTGCGTCAACCTCGCCAACAACCATCTGATTATGACG ACTCCTATGTGAGGGGTCGTGGCAGAGGAAGGGGCCGTGGACGTGGTAGGGGTTGGGGTAGAGGAGGTTATGGCGGATATGGAAACAACCAAGGTGGGTACAACCAAGGTGGGTACAATCAAGGTGGATACAATCAAGGCGGGTACAACCAAGATGGTGGGTACTATGATAATCAAGGCGGATACAACCAAGATGGTGGGTACTATGATAATCAAGGTGGGTATGGCGGTGGATATGGCTACAACCAAGGCCGACAAGGAAACTACCAAG AAAATGGTGGATATAACCGAGGACGGGGTGGCATGCGTGGAAGAGGCAATTGGAGTTACCGCGGGG GATATGAGCGCGGCAGGGGTGGCGGTGCTCCAGGTGCGAGGGGATATGAAGGTGGAAGGGGATATGACCAAGCTCCTGCTGGAAGGGGCTACGGAGGTGGAAGGGGATATGAAGGCGGAAGGGGATATGACCAAGCCCCTGCTGGAAGGGGATACGAAGGCGGAAGGGGATATGACCAAGCTCCTGCTGGGAGGGGGGGATACGAGGGCGGAAGGGGGTATGGAAGGGCACGGGGAAGAATGGCTCGTGGGCGAGGGTACTGA